From the genome of bacterium:
GAAGTGATCCTGCTGGCGGACCACAGCAAGTTCGGGCGCAAGGCGCTGGCCCAAGTGTGCCGGCTCGACGAGTTGAGTGCCGTGGTGACGGACAGGGGTATCGGTCCCCGCGAGGCTGTTCTCCGTGAGCGAGTCAGGAAGGTGGTGATCGTCTAGCCATGGAGCGTTTCGCCGATCTGTTTGGGACCCACAAGCCCGTAATCGCGATGGTGCATTTCCAGGCGCTCCCCGGCACCCCGCTGTACGATGATGTGGGAGGGATGAGCGCGCTGATCGACCAGGCCCGGCAGGATCTGGCCGCCCTCCAATCGGCGGGTGTGGACGCGGTGATGTTCGGGAACGAGAACGACCGGCCCTATGAACTGCGCGTGGATGTCGCCTCAACCGCGGCCATGGCCTATGCAATCGGACGGCTCCGCGATGAGATCAGGGTGCCGTTCGGCGTGGACGTGCTGTGGGATCCCATCAGCACCCTGGCCCTATCCGTGGCCACCGGCGCGCGGTTCGCCAGGGAGATCTTCACCGGCGTTTACGGCTCGGACATGGGCATCTGGGAAGGCCGAGCCGCAGAGGCCCTGCGCTACGGGCGCCGGCTTGGGCGAAGCGACCTGTTCCTGCTCTACAATATCTCCGCGGAATTTGCCTCGCCCCTGGACAGCCGGACGGTGGCCGAGCGGGCGCGCAGCGCGGTCTTCTCCAGCGTAGCGGACGCGATTCTCGTTTCCGGGCCGATCACAGGCGAGGCGACTCCCCTGGAAGACCTGCGCGAGGTCAAGCGCGTGCTGCCGGCCACGCCGGTGCTGGCCAACACCGGCGTTCGCCACGATAACGTCGCCGATGTCCTGGCGGTGGCCGACGGCTGCGTGGTAGGGACCGCGCTCAAGGTGAACGGCGACACGTGGAGCCCGGTGGATCCCGAACGGGCCAGGCAGTTCATGGAACTGGCGCGCGGGGTGCGCGCCCTCTCCTGAGATGATGACTCTGGGCGTGGACGTCGGCACGACCGCGTGCAAGGCGGTCCTGCTGGATGAGCACGCCCGGATCGTGGCGGAGGCCGAGCATCCCCACGATCTCGTCAACCTCCATCCCGGGTGGGCGGAGGAAGACCCCGAGGACTGGTGGCGGGGTTTGGTTGCTACGACACGGCAGGTCCTTGCCGACCAGGACCCCTCCGGCGTGCGCGCCGTTGGGATCTCTGGTATGGTGCCTGCGCTGCTTCTGCTCGACGGGGACGGGAATCCAATCCGGCGCTCCATCCAGCAGAACGACGCGCGCGCGGTGGACGAGATCCGCTTCTGCAAAGAGCGTCTTCCCGAGGACGATCTGTTCAAGCGTACCGGCGCCACGTGGAACCAACAGGTGATTCCGCCCAAGCTCCAGTGGATCAGGCGGCACGAGCCCGAGGCCTGGCGGAAGACCCACCGCATCTGCGGTTGCTACGAGCACCTGACGCAACGGCTGTCGGGAGCGATCTACACCGAAGCCAACTGGGCGCTGGAATCGGGCATGTGGGATGCGCTGGAGGAGACCTGGTTCGCGCCGGTGCTCGATCTTGTTGACCTGCCGCCCGGGCCTCTCGCGCCCGTCCGGCGCGCGCACGAGATCGTCGGAGAGGTTACCGGCCGCGCGGCGCAGGAGACCGGCCTGCTGGCAGGAACCCCGGTCGTGGCCGGCAGCGCCGACCACATCGCGGCGGCGCTGGCCGCAGGCCTGGCCGCCGAGGGCGAGGCGGTTCTGAAGTTCGGCGGCGCAGGGGACTTCCTCTACGCGGTGGACGGATTCCGACCCCTGCGCGAGATGTTCATAGACTACCACGACCTGCCGGGCCTCTTCGTTATCAACGGCTGCATGGCAACCTCGGGGAGCCTGGTGAAGTGGTTCAGGGACAGGTTCAACGCCGGTGCCACCTACGCCGACCTCGACCTGGCCGCGTCGAGGATCCCGCCGGGGAGCGACGGCCTCGTGCTGTTGCCCTACTTCCTTGGCGAAAAGACACCCCTGCACGATCCCGAGGCGCGCGGCACGGTGCTGGGGCTGACGCTGTCTCACACTCCTGCCCATATCTATCGTGCAATTCTAGAGGGCGTGGCCTTCGCGTTCCGTCATCACGTGGAGGTGCTTGAGGCCGCGGGCCACCCGGTCGCGCGGTTCTACGTCATGGACGGCGGCGCGCGCAGCGCGCTTTGGCGCCAGATAACCGCATCGGTCCTGGGGAGGGAGGTGTGTCACCTGGAGGGCGGCCACGCGGGCAGTGCGTACGGCGTGGCCTTCGTGGCGGGTGTGGCCGCGGGTCTGTGGCCGTGGCAGCGGGTCAGGGATCAGGTCAGGATCGCCGGGATAACCCAGCCGGACGCTGCCGGCGTGCCCGTTTACGCGCAGACCTACGGAATCTACCGAGAGACCTATCGCAGGTTGAAGGACCTCTACCCGAAGCTGAGGAGGGAGCACGTTGTTGGGGCTTGAGGCACTCGTGACAGGAGCCGCGTCGGGCATAGGCCGGGCGATTGCCCTCCGGCTCGCCCGCGAGGGGGCGCGCGTATGGGTGACGGACGTAGACGCGGAGGGCGCCGGGCGCGTAGGGGCGGAGATTACCGCATCCGGTGGCGATGCGACAGTCAGTGTCCTTGATGTCACAAGCCGGTCCGACCTGGAGCGCATCGCGGAGGAGGTCTACGCCACTGC
Proteins encoded in this window:
- a CDS encoding BtpA/SgcQ family protein: MERFADLFGTHKPVIAMVHFQALPGTPLYDDVGGMSALIDQARQDLAALQSAGVDAVMFGNENDRPYELRVDVASTAAMAYAIGRLRDEIRVPFGVDVLWDPISTLALSVATGARFAREIFTGVYGSDMGIWEGRAAEALRYGRRLGRSDLFLLYNISAEFASPLDSRTVAERARSAVFSSVADAILVSGPITGEATPLEDLREVKRVLPATPVLANTGVRHDNVADVLAVADGCVVGTALKVNGDTWSPVDPERARQFMELARGVRALS
- a CDS encoding FGGY family carbohydrate kinase codes for the protein MTLGVDVGTTACKAVLLDEHARIVAEAEHPHDLVNLHPGWAEEDPEDWWRGLVATTRQVLADQDPSGVRAVGISGMVPALLLLDGDGNPIRRSIQQNDARAVDEIRFCKERLPEDDLFKRTGATWNQQVIPPKLQWIRRHEPEAWRKTHRICGCYEHLTQRLSGAIYTEANWALESGMWDALEETWFAPVLDLVDLPPGPLAPVRRAHEIVGEVTGRAAQETGLLAGTPVVAGSADHIAAALAAGLAAEGEAVLKFGGAGDFLYAVDGFRPLREMFIDYHDLPGLFVINGCMATSGSLVKWFRDRFNAGATYADLDLAASRIPPGSDGLVLLPYFLGEKTPLHDPEARGTVLGLTLSHTPAHIYRAILEGVAFAFRHHVEVLEAAGHPVARFYVMDGGARSALWRQITASVLGREVCHLEGGHAGSAYGVAFVAGVAAGLWPWQRVRDQVRIAGITQPDAAGVPVYAQTYGIYRETYRRLKDLYPKLRREHVVGA